A single genomic interval of Helianthus annuus cultivar XRQ/B chromosome 13, HanXRQr2.0-SUNRISE, whole genome shotgun sequence harbors:
- the LOC110897536 gene encoding U-box domain-containing protein 10 translates to MDEEEKERWNRKKQTLIDEISDKLINGDVATKIQAAREIRSMIRNRNSSGKIRVKFAAAGVIQPLVLMLCSQQLEAREVSLLALLNLASRNERNKEQIVTCGAIPPLVKLLKFQNTSNLRELATAAILTLSAAPNNRPTISSSGAVPLLIQILSCGSVQGRVDAVTALHNLTTSQEEPIIALDATAALPLINLLKECKKYSKFAEKTTSLLEIISKSPQGMLAITKAQDGILTLVETIEDGSQVSTNHAVSVLLALCMSSRNKYRELILNEGAIPGLLRLTVDGTHEAQNKARLLLDLLRDTTPEKRLSSSVLEKMVHEIAARVDGSEKPAETAKILLQDMVQRSMNKGSSRTP, encoded by the exons AtggatgaagaagaaaaagagagatGGAACCGGAAGAAACAAACACTAATCGATGAAATCTCCGATAAATTGATCAACGGAGACGTTGCCACCAAAATTCAAGCTGCCAGAGAGATTCGCAGCATGATCCGGAACCGTAATAGTTCCGGTAAGATCCGCGTGAAGTTTGCCGCTGCTGGTGTCATTCAGCCGCTTGTTCTTATGCTGTGTTCTCAACAGCTTGAAGCTCGTGAAGTTTCGCTTCTTGCGCTTCTCAATCTCGCCTCTAGAAACGAacg AAACAAGGAACAAATAGTGACATGTGGGGCTATCCCGCCATTAGTGAAGCTTCTGAAGTTCCAAAACACAAGTAACCTGCGAGAGTTGGCCACAGCCGCAATTTTAACATTATCAGCAGCACCAAACAACAGACCAACAATATCCAGTTCAGGAGCAGTCCCGCTTTTAATTCAAATCCTCAGCTGTGGCAGCGTTCAAGGAAGAGTAGATGCAGTCACCGCCCTCCACAACCTAACTACCTCCCAAGAAGAACCGATCATAGCTCTTGATGCTACTGCCGCCCTGCCGCTCATCAACCTCCTTAAAGAATGCAAAAAATACTCCAAATTTGCTGAAAAAACCACGTCCTTGCTTGAAATTATCTCCAAATCTCCTCAAGGAATGCTCGCCATCACAAAAGCCCAAGATGGGATACTAACATTAGTAGAAACAATCGAAGACGGATCTCAGGTTAGTACAAATCATGCAGTTAGTGTTCTGCTTGCACTGTGTATGAGCTCGAGAAATAAATATAGGGAACTTATTCTTAACGAGGGTGCGATCCCGGGTCTGTTACGGTTGACTGTGGATGGAACTCATGAAGCCCAGAACAAGGCTAGATTGCTACTGGACTTACTTAGGGACACTACTCCTGAAAAGAGACTGAGCTCATCGGTTTTGGAAAAGATGGTTCATGAAATCGCAGCACGAGTTGACGGGTCTGAAAAACCAGCGGAAACCGCAAAGATATTGTTGCAGGATATGGTTCAAAGAAGCATGAACAAGGGCTCATCTCGCACACCCTAA
- the LOC110900564 gene encoding DEAD-box ATP-dependent RNA helicase 32 produces MAFSGGGGEVVHCDGADINSGEEDRAGMGGGERKGNDKAATPNRLQQKVILVPLDQKLDMLWSFIKAHLNSIILVFLSACKQVRFVHEAFKKLQPGIPLKCLHGRMKQVKRMFILQQFVEQRSVLFSTDVSSRGLDFNKGVDWVVQETS; encoded by the exons ATGGCTTTTTCTGGTGGTGGTGGCGAGGTAGTACATTGTGATGGTGCCGACATTAACAGTGGAGAAGAAGATAGAGCTGGGATGGGTGGAG gtgagagaaaaggtaatgataaag CCGCCAcaccaaatcgtctgcaacaaaAAGTCATACTCGTTCCTCTTGACCAAAAGCTTGACATGCTATGGAGTTTCATTAAAGCGCATTTGAATTCAATaattcttgtttttctttctgCCTGCAAGCag GTGAGGTTTGTACACGAAGCGTTCAAGAAACTGCAGCCCGGGATCCCGTTAAAGTGCCTGCATGGAAGGATGAAACAAGTGAAAAGAATGTTTATATTGCAACAGTTTGTTGAACAAAGATCAGTTCTTTTTTCAACTGATGTGTCTTCAAGGGGCCTGGATTTCAACAAGGGGGTCGATTGGGTTGTTCAG gagacgtcgtaa
- the LOC110900565 gene encoding uncharacterized protein LOC110900565 → MDENVKKLTKEEMIANYYRLLRSVMSARFCLENFLPFRGHDESEESNSQVPKINILCIGIRRLYIYTKTLVESDGVIEVAHHHHHHPLSSIPTLSSHSNFNNHFISFLIQIQHSNTHSASRANQLKVPKEHYIDHLVSRFFPTKRCNNKQHGSFTIPNPIRCRCPVCHSSEHSHVNIHHERNRSLDPSCNRYPCSIIRRLRSSNVDRLHRMQRNTIRNLHGGVQKPNTVCPL, encoded by the exons ATGGACGAGAATGTAAAGAAGTTGACTAAAGAAGAAATGATTGCAAATTATTATCGATTACTTCGTTCTGTTATGAGTGCAAGATTCTGTTTAGAAAACTTTTTACCATTTCGTGGCCATGATGAATCGGAAGAATCTAATTCTCAAG TACCAAAAATCAATATCCTTTGTATAGGAATTAGGAGGCTCTATATATACACAAAGACCCTAGTTGAATCAGACGGTGTAATTGAGGTTgcccatcatcatcatcatcatccattaTCGTCGATACCCACCCTATCTTCTCACTCAAATTTTAACAACCACTTCATTTCATTTCTCATTCAAATTCAACATTCAAACACCCACTCTGCCTCTAG AGCAAATCAGTTAAAGGTTCCAAAAGAACATTATATTGATCATCTTGTTTCAAGATTTTTTCCTACAAAAAG GTGTAACAACAAACAACATGGGTCTTTCACCATACCAAACCCCATCAGATGCAGGTGTCCTGTGTGTCATTCTAGTGAACACAGCCATGTCAATATCCATCATGAAAGAAATCGTTCGCTCGATCCTTCATGTAATCGGTATCCATGTAGCATCATCAGAAGATTACGCAGCTCAAACGTTGACAGACTCCATCGAATGCAGAGGAACACCATCAGAAACTTACATGGAGGAGTTCAGAAGCCGAACACCGTCTGTCCTTTATGA